GTCTGTTTCTTGGCCGATACCGCGACCGCACCGCCGACGACCGCACCCAGCACACCTGCGGCCAGGACGTTCATGCCGGACGCCGAGGTCGGCACCGAGACCGCGTTGTAGAAGCCGCCGGCATCCCAAAATTTTGGCTCGGAGCAGCCCAGACAGGGATGTCCGGCCTCGACCGGCCAACTGGTGCCGTCGTTCCAGCGCATGGTCGCGCAGGCGTTGTAGGTGGTCGGGCCCTTGCATCCGAGTTCATACAGACACCAGCCGAGACGCGCGCCTTCGTCGTCGAAGGTCTTGGCGAAGAGGCCCCGGTCGTAGAAGGGTCGGCGATAGCAGCGGTCGTGGATCGACTGACCGTAGAAGGCCATCGGACGGTTGTAGGCGTCGAGTTCGGGCAGCCGTCCGAAGGTGAGGTAATGGGCGATGACGCCCGTGATCACCATCGGGATCGGCGGACAGCCCGAGACGTTGATGACCGGCTTGTTCTTCACCAGATCCATCACCGACATGGCGCCGGTCGGATTGGGGTTGGCCGCGGGCAGACCGCCGAAGGTCGCACAGGAGCCGACCGCGATGACGGCGGCGGCGTTCTCCACCGTCTCCATCAGCATGGCGTAGTTGCTGTGACCGGCGACGGTCGAGAATCCCGGGTTGGCTTTCGGACCCGGGATGGAGCCGTCGACGATGACCAGATACTCGCCCGGATTCGCAGCCATCGCCTCCTCGCGTGCGTGTTCGGCGGCATCGCCGGCAGCGGCCTGCAGGGTGTGGTGATAATCCAGCGAGATGACGTCGAGGATCAGATCTTCGAGCGTCGGGGCATGGCTGCGGGTTAGCGACTCGGTACAGCCGGTGCATTCCTGGAACGACAGCCAGATGACCGACGGTCGCTTGGCCTTCTCCAGCGCCGCGGCGATCGCCGGCGCCATGCTCGGCGGCAGCGCCATCATCGAGGCGGTCGCGGCACAGAACTTCAGGAAGCCACGGCGCGAGACGCCGCGTTCGCGAAGGCTCTCGCCGAGTGTTTTCTCAGTGGGTTTACGGGCAGCCATAGTCCCTCCTTCAGATGTCAGGACGCGAGAGGCGGGTCGCTCTGGTCCGGGTTCAAGCGGGCGTCGAGCGCGGCGATCGCGTCGTTGAGATCCTGCGGCTGCGGACACAGGATCTCGGGCACAGTCGCGATCTCGAGATGCAGGGCGAGGCGATGCGCCTCGGAATTCAGATAATCGACCAGCCAGACCCCGGGGATGGCGGTCTCTTGCACGCGTGTCGGACCGAGCGCATCGATGCTGGCTTGGACCTCGCCGGTGCCCAGCACCGAGAGCAAGT
The sequence above is drawn from the Thiocapsa rosea genome and encodes:
- a CDS encoding hydrogenase small subunit; the encoded protein is MAARKPTEKTLGESLRERGVSRRGFLKFCAATASMMALPPSMAPAIAAALEKAKRPSVIWLSFQECTGCTESLTRSHAPTLEDLILDVISLDYHHTLQAAAGDAAEHAREEAMAANPGEYLVIVDGSIPGPKANPGFSTVAGHSNYAMLMETVENAAAVIAVGSCATFGGLPAANPNPTGAMSVMDLVKNKPVINVSGCPPIPMVITGVIAHYLTFGRLPELDAYNRPMAFYGQSIHDRCYRRPFYDRGLFAKTFDDEGARLGWCLYELGCKGPTTYNACATMRWNDGTSWPVEAGHPCLGCSEPKFWDAGGFYNAVSVPTSASGMNVLAAGVLGAVVGGAVAVSAKKQTKAEVAHRQPVTVEELEAKL
- a CDS encoding hydrogenase expression/formation protein translates to MSLLDQIPVVVESGSVVPEADPHPQGYGNAEPVLHEVRHALARLISTGETTKIDLKAMPFGPGDLEHLLSVLGTGEVQASIDALGPTRVQETAIPGVWLVDYLNSEAHRLALHLEIATVPEILCPQPQDLNDAIAALDARLNPDQSDPPLAS